The sequence below is a genomic window from Thermodesulfobacteriota bacterium.
GGAAACGATACCAGCAGATGCACATGATCAATGGCTACTTCCATTTCCTCAATCTCTATCCCGTATTCCACACATATTTCTTTTATAAGCTGTTCCGCGCGCTCCCTTATCGTTTCATCCTCAAATATCGTCTTCCGATATTTCGGGCACCATACCAGATGGTATGCCGTGTCGTAGAGCGCATGACTCGACCTCTTCAGTCCCATGCATCATGTTATAACATAACTACGCAAGGGCCTATGTGGATAAGGGAGACTTCCCGTCTCCCTTATAACCCTCTGGGTAAGGCATGCATTCATCCCCGCGGCAAGCCGACGGGGGATTCTGCAAAGTCTTTGCTAAAATCGGAAAGGCATATAGTTCAATTAGAAATCTATGATATACCGGCAAGTTTGCAGCAAAATTCATTGACAATCAACAGCAGAAATTATAATCTGTTAATCATAATGGTTGGAGTAATAAATTAATGAAATTAAGGCCAATGTTTTTAATCGGTCTGAAAACAACGATCAAATAATCTGGGCCTCTTTACCATGTCACGGCAAAAATTAATAACGGCAACGGGTGTTTCAGTTTTCCTCTTTTTAGCCTCTTACCTTTTTGCGGCGGACCCTTATGCACTGAAGCGTCAGGCCATGATCAGGAACGATATTGAAGGCAGGGGGATAAAAGATAAAAGGGTCATTGAGGTGATGGGAAGAATACCAAGGCATCTTTTTGTAGATGACAGCATGAGAGGCAGGGCATATTCTGACTATCCACTGCCGGTAGGAGAAGGGCAGACAATTTCCCAGCCATACATTGTTGCCCTGATGACAGAGGCATTAAGATTGAAGCCGACAGATAGGGTCCTCGAGATCGGTACCGGTTCCGGATACCAGGCTGCAGTTTTGTCGGAAATCGTCAAAGAAGTATATACCATAGAGATAAAAAAATTATTAGCTGACAAGGCTACTGCGAGACTCGGAGGCCTTGGTTACAAAAATGTCAAGGTGAAATACGGGGACGGCTATTCTGGATGGCCGGAGTATGCGCCTTTTGATGCCATAATCATAACCGCATCAGTTAACCATATCCCGCCATTACTAATCAAGCAGCTCAAGGAGGGGGGAAGACTTATTCTTCCTCTCGGCAGTACCATCAATTTTCAGACACTGACATTGGTGACAAAAAGGAAAGGCGTTCTCGATGTTCAGCAGTTGAGTTCCGTGGCTTTTGTCCCTATGACTGGAGAGTCTGAAAAGAAGAAATAAGTAGATATCGGCACGTAACGGGCCAAATGTCATACAGCTTTCCAGATAGCCATAGAAGACAAGCATCCTTCCTGTTATCTGCACCTCTCGGAACGTCGCCAAAGATCAAGAGTTCAATGAGAAATCATTGAAAAAGTATTTTTTTAATACGTGCCCGTGGTGGTTGAATTATTCTGTAATCCTGTTATGCTTTGAGCTAATGAGATCATAGTGCGTATGAAGAAAAATGATTTTTACGGAATTGAAGACATATTCGAGACGATCCGTGAACCGCTTTTAGTTCTGGATGCGAACCTGAATATTCTCTCTGCCAACCGGAGCTTCTATAGCATCTTCAAGGTAGAGCAGGGAAAAACCATCGGACATCTCATCTTTGATGTCGGCAACAAACAGTGGGACATACCTGCGCTTCGGACATTGCTTGAGGACATTCTCCCAACACACAAACGGTTTGATAACTACGAAGTTGAGCATGATTTCCCTGCCATCGGCTACAAAACAATGCTCCTGAATGCCCGCCAGATCTATCGGGAAGATGTCGGCACACAGATGATCCTCCTTGCCATCGAGGACATTACCGAGCGTAGGGAGATAGAAAAGGGGCTGGAAAAAGCCCGTAAAGAACTGGAAGTAACTAAAATATCTGAAGATGAAGCCCGCGAGTACGCCGAGAGCATCATCAACACCGTGCGTGAACCCTTAATCGCTCTGGATCAGGATTTAAGGGTAGTCACCGCCAGCCGTTCCTTCTATGAAGTCTTTAGGGTAACCCCTGAAGAGACCGTGGGACAGCTTATCTATGACCTGGGCAATAAACAGTGGAATATCCCCAAGCTGCGGGAACTGCTGGAAACCATCCTTCCCGAAAAGACAACCTTTGATAACTATGAGGTTGAACACGAGTTTTCTACCATTGGCAGGCGCATAATGCTTTTGAATGCCCGGCAAATTCAAAGAGTGTCGGGAAAGGAGCGGATAATCCTGCTTGCCATTGAGGACATTACCGAGCGTAAGGAGATAGAATCCGGTCTGGAAAACGCGCGTAAAGAACTGGAAGCCTTTGCCTACTCTGTTTCGCACGACCTTCGTGCGCCGTTGCGTGCAATTGACGTGTTCTCCCGAATTGTTCTGGAAGATTATGCAGAAAAGCTTGATGATGAAGGCAAAAGGCTCCTGAACATCATCCGGTCAAACACACAGAAGATGGACCAGCTTATCATCGATATGCTTGAGCTTTCGCGGGCAAGCCGGACGGAGATGAAACTGACCCGGATTGATATGACTGCGCTTGTCAATTCCGTATACCATGAATTGGCTTCACCCGAAATTCAGCAGAAATTCGTCTTTTCCGTCTCTGCCTTGCCTGATGCCCTTGGCGACCCTACATTAATCCGACAGGTATGGATCAATCTTATTTCCAATGCCATTAAATATACAATGCCCAAAGAAGAGCGTAGAATTGAGATAGGAAGCCGTATAGAAAACAGCATGAATGCTTATTCCATCAAAGACACCGGGGTTGGATACAATCCCGATTACGCGCATAAGCTCTTTGGTCTTTTCCAGCGGCTGCACAAAGCCGAGGTGTTCGAAGGAACAGGTGTAGGGCTTGCAATCGTGAAACGCGTCATCCTTCGCCACGGCGGAAATGTATGGGCCGAAGGGAAAGTGAATGAGGGCGCGACATTCTGTTTTTCGATACCAATAAAGGAGGCACATGATGATCAATCCAAATGAAATTTACATTGCATGATGAATATATTATCTGTGGACTTGAAAAAGAAAGTGAGAAAACCCTTAATCTCCTGAAAACGTTGATGTGTAGGTGGCAGTGAGAAAAAGGACGTGTTACCTTCGGGGCGAAAGACTATCACCTCTTTCAAGAAATACGCTTGTTACCCATATCCATCTCCTTGTAGCCGAAAACCTACACGTGTAGTTCAAAACCTACAAAATGTAGTTGAAAACCTACACGTTGTAGTCTAAAACCTACAGACAAAGGAAATCGCTTATGGTATGGCCTGTTGTAGCGTGATCATCCGGATATTAATACTCCTGAAGGTCTTTGGGCTAATCATAAAAGACACCATCAATTATAATGTCTTTTGTT
It includes:
- the tnpA gene encoding IS200/IS605 family transposase, producing MGLKRSSHALYDTAYHLVWCPKYRKTIFEDETIRERAEQLIKEICVEYGIEIEEMEVAIDHVHLLVSFP
- a CDS encoding protein-L-isoaspartate(D-aspartate) O-methyltransferase; the encoded protein is MIRNDIEGRGIKDKRVIEVMGRIPRHLFVDDSMRGRAYSDYPLPVGEGQTISQPYIVALMTEALRLKPTDRVLEIGTGSGYQAAVLSEIVKEVYTIEIKKLLADKATARLGGLGYKNVKVKYGDGYSGWPEYAPFDAIIITASVNHIPPLLIKQLKEGGRLILPLGSTINFQTLTLVTKRKGVLDVQQLSSVAFVPMTGESEKKK
- a CDS encoding PAS domain-containing protein: MKKNDFYGIEDIFETIREPLLVLDANLNILSANRSFYSIFKVEQGKTIGHLIFDVGNKQWDIPALRTLLEDILPTHKRFDNYEVEHDFPAIGYKTMLLNARQIYREDVGTQMILLAIEDITERREIEKGLEKARKELEVTKISEDEAREYAESIINTVREPLIALDQDLRVVTASRSFYEVFRVTPEETVGQLIYDLGNKQWNIPKLRELLETILPEKTTFDNYEVEHEFSTIGRRIMLLNARQIQRVSGKERIILLAIEDITERKEIESGLENARKELEAFAYSVSHDLRAPLRAIDVFSRIVLEDYAEKLDDEGKRLLNIIRSNTQKMDQLIIDMLELSRASRTEMKLTRIDMTALVNSVYHELASPEIQQKFVFSVSALPDALGDPTLIRQVWINLISNAIKYTMPKEERRIEIGSRIENSMNAYSIKDTGVGYNPDYAHKLFGLFQRLHKAEVFEGTGVGLAIVKRVILRHGGNVWAEGKVNEGATFCFSIPIKEAHDDQSK